In one window of Desulfatirhabdium butyrativorans DSM 18734 DNA:
- a CDS encoding CBS domain-containing protein: MKIITTHKNTDFDALASVVAASLLYPDATPVLPKTVNPNVKQFLSIHKDIFSFPQSDEIDLDAVDTLVVVDVNCWARLERLNKLSDRSSEIDLILWDHHGLVGDIDAPVQHVEEMGANTTLMIRELRQRNCDLTPIQATLFLAGIYEDTGNLMFPSTRAEDAYAVGFLLENRADLSVIDSFLRPAYGEKQKNILFEMLKNAERMRINGYSVSINKLALSGHVESLAVVVRMYREIMNVDAAFGIFSDMEKGRCIVIGRSAIDGMNMGVLMKSLGGGGHPGAGSAMLRNVNPDAVESMIVDLIQGNQQASVQISDLMSFPVISISPHTTMEEAAAILRQKGCTGLPVIENGRLLGMISRRDFKKIKSPGRLKAPVKAYMSTNVVTIEPGKSPMQAARLMVKYDVGRLPVVENDRVIGIITRSDTMMYFYDLLPD; the protein is encoded by the coding sequence ATGAAAATCATCACGACGCATAAAAATACGGATTTCGATGCGCTGGCATCCGTTGTCGCCGCCAGCCTGCTCTACCCGGACGCCACCCCGGTCCTTCCCAAAACGGTCAACCCCAACGTGAAGCAATTCCTATCGATCCATAAGGATATTTTTTCCTTTCCGCAATCCGATGAAATCGATCTCGATGCCGTAGACACCCTCGTGGTGGTGGATGTCAACTGCTGGGCAAGACTCGAACGCCTCAACAAGCTCTCGGATCGATCGTCTGAAATCGACCTCATCCTGTGGGACCATCATGGCCTCGTCGGCGATATCGATGCGCCGGTGCAGCATGTCGAAGAAATGGGGGCCAACACCACGCTGATGATCCGGGAGCTGCGCCAACGCAACTGTGATCTCACCCCGATTCAGGCCACCCTCTTTCTGGCAGGCATCTATGAGGATACGGGAAACCTGATGTTTCCCTCCACCAGGGCCGAAGACGCCTATGCCGTCGGATTTCTGCTGGAAAACCGGGCGGATCTCTCGGTCATCGACTCTTTTCTGAGACCGGCCTACGGGGAAAAGCAGAAGAACATTCTTTTCGAAATGCTGAAAAACGCCGAGCGGATGCGGATCAACGGTTACAGCGTGAGCATCAACAAGCTGGCGCTGAGCGGGCACGTGGAGAGTCTTGCCGTCGTGGTGCGCATGTATCGGGAAATCATGAACGTTGATGCGGCATTCGGCATATTTTCGGATATGGAGAAAGGCCGCTGCATCGTGATCGGCCGCAGCGCAATCGATGGGATGAACATGGGCGTTCTCATGAAAAGTCTGGGCGGCGGCGGCCATCCGGGCGCAGGCTCCGCCATGCTGCGAAACGTCAACCCCGATGCGGTGGAATCGATGATCGTGGATCTGATCCAGGGAAATCAGCAGGCATCGGTGCAGATCAGTGACCTGATGTCGTTTCCGGTCATCAGCATCTCGCCCCATACCACAATGGAAGAGGCGGCTGCGATCCTTCGCCAGAAGGGATGCACCGGTCTTCCGGTTATCGAAAACGGCCGGCTTCTCGGCATGATTTCCAGACGGGATTTCAAGAAAATCAAGAGCCCGGGAAGGCTCAAGGCGCCGGTCAAGGCTTACATGAGCACCAATGTCGTAACGATCGAGCCGGGGAAAAGCCCCATGCAGGCAGCCCGATTGATGGTGAAATACGATGTGGGCAGGCTGCCGGTCGTTGAAAACGACCGGGTGATCGGCATCATCACCCGATCCGATACGATGATGTATTTCTATGACCTGCTGCCGGATTGA
- the ftsY gene encoding signal recognition particle-docking protein FtsY, with translation MAFNWFKRKKGQVAAQADEVPGFPQADEAPIEARTPEAEAAGEQADLPLEEAEESHAADPVPDPKAKSGFFQRLRKGLAKTREFLTTDIDQLFSTGRKVDDAVLEELEEKLITADLGVEISMGLIQKISRRKFGQTTTAEELKDILKQEILALFPEMPAGQGREETLSPQTKPHVVLVVGVNGVGKTTTIGKMAAASHREGKKVLIAAGDTFRAAAGEQLDIWAERAGAEIVRHKDNSDPAAVAFDGVDAAVARKIDIVLIDTAGRLHTKVNLMEELKKIKKAVSKRIPDAPHETLLVLDATTGQNALSQAKLFHQAIGVTSIALTKLDGTAKGGIVAGICRETGIPIRYIGVGEKIDDLQPFDPKSFVEALFGPSGAVREPPLP, from the coding sequence ATGGCATTCAACTGGTTCAAACGGAAGAAAGGGCAGGTTGCGGCCCAGGCGGATGAAGTACCCGGCTTTCCCCAGGCGGATGAGGCCCCGATCGAAGCCCGAACACCCGAGGCGGAGGCGGCCGGGGAGCAGGCCGATTTGCCTCTCGAAGAGGCGGAGGAATCGCATGCGGCGGACCCGGTGCCCGATCCGAAGGCCAAATCGGGCTTTTTCCAGCGGCTCAGGAAGGGGCTTGCCAAAACCCGGGAATTTTTGACGACGGATATCGATCAACTGTTTTCCACCGGCAGAAAAGTCGATGATGCGGTTCTGGAGGAACTGGAAGAAAAGCTCATTACGGCCGATCTGGGGGTGGAAATCAGCATGGGGTTGATCCAGAAGATTTCCAGGCGGAAATTCGGTCAGACAACGACGGCCGAAGAGCTCAAGGACATCCTCAAACAGGAGATTTTGGCGCTTTTTCCGGAAATGCCGGCAGGGCAGGGGAGGGAAGAAACGCTGTCGCCGCAGACAAAGCCCCATGTGGTTCTGGTTGTCGGCGTCAACGGTGTGGGAAAGACGACGACCATCGGGAAGATGGCCGCAGCCAGCCATCGGGAAGGGAAAAAAGTGCTCATTGCCGCTGGCGATACCTTCCGGGCTGCTGCGGGCGAGCAGCTTGACATCTGGGCCGAGCGGGCCGGCGCAGAGATCGTCCGGCACAAGGACAATTCCGATCCGGCTGCCGTGGCTTTCGACGGGGTGGATGCCGCAGTCGCCCGAAAGATCGATATCGTTCTGATCGATACGGCGGGACGGCTGCACACCAAGGTCAACCTGATGGAGGAGCTCAAGAAGATCAAGAAAGCCGTATCCAAGCGGATTCCCGATGCACCGCACGAGACACTGCTGGTGCTCGATGCCACAACCGGCCAGAATGCCCTGAGCCAGGCGAAACTGTTTCATCAGGCAATCGGCGTCACATCCATTGCGCTGACCAAGCTGGATGGCACCGCCAAAGGCGGGATCGTCGCCGGTATCTGCAGGGAAACGGGTATTCCGATCCGTTATATCGGTGTCGGGGAAAAGATCGACGACCTGCAGCCCTTCGATCCGAAATCTTTCGTGGAGGCGCTTTTCGGTCCTTCAGGGGCGGTTCGCGAACCGCCCTTACCATGA